From Aquificota bacterium, one genomic window encodes:
- the pstS gene encoding phosphate ABC transporter substrate-binding protein PstS → MKKVALAIAALTGTALALEITGAGATFPYPVYGRWAYEFQKATGHKVNYQSIGSGGGIRQIINRTVDFGASDAPLTPEELNKNNLLQFPTVIGAVVITYNVPEIGKTVLNMDQKAVCDIYMGKIKKWNDPYLQQLNPNVKLPDRNIVVVHRSDGSGTTWIFTNWLSKVCPEWKEKVGFGTSVKWPTGVGGKGNEGVTNYVKRSQGGLGYVEYIYAKQNNLPVAKIKNREGVFVEPNIKTIQAAAAHAKWDKSKHFYEVLTDQPGKDSYPIAGATFILLAKDQPERAKKATTFFKWAYEKGDKYAEELNYIPMPSNVKKLIFEYWKENGVHP, encoded by the coding sequence ATGAAAAAGGTAGCTTTGGCAATCGCAGCCCTTACGGGCACAGCATTAGCTTTGGAAATTACAGGTGCAGGAGCCACATTCCCCTACCCTGTTTATGGAAGGTGGGCCTATGAGTTTCAAAAGGCCACAGGCCACAAGGTAAATTACCAAAGCATAGGGTCTGGTGGTGGCATAAGGCAGATAATCAACAGAACGGTGGACTTTGGAGCCTCCGATGCTCCCCTAACACCAGAAGAGTTAAATAAAAACAATTTGCTTCAATTTCCAACTGTCATAGGTGCTGTGGTTATCACCTACAACGTGCCAGAGATAGGCAAAACTGTGCTTAATATGGACCAAAAGGCTGTATGTGATATCTACATGGGCAAGATCAAAAAGTGGAACGACCCATACCTCCAACAGCTTAATCCCAACGTAAAGCTACCAGATAGAAACATAGTGGTGGTTCACAGGTCTGATGGTTCTGGAACCACATGGATATTTACCAATTGGCTTTCCAAGGTATGCCCCGAGTGGAAAGAAAAGGTAGGCTTTGGCACATCTGTAAAATGGCCCACAGGTGTAGGTGGTAAGGGCAATGAAGGAGTGACCAACTACGTAAAAAGGTCCCAGGGTGGCTTGGGATACGTGGAATACATCTACGCAAAACAGAACAACCTTCCAGTGGCAAAGATAAAGAACAGGGAAGGCGTTTTTGTAGAGCCAAACATAAAGACTATACAGGCAGCTGCAGCTCATGCCAAGTGGGACAAAAGCAAACACTTCTATGAAGTTCTCACAGACCAACCAGGAAAGGACAGCTATCCTATAGCTGGTGCCACCTTTATACTCTTGGCAAAGGATCAACCTGAAAGAGCCAAAAAGGCCACTACCTTCTTCAAGTGGGCTTATGAAAAGGGTGACAAGTATGCAGAAGAGCTAAACTACATACCCATGCCCAGTAATGTAAAGAAACTCATCTTTGAATACTGGAAAGAAAACGGCGTACATCCATAA
- a CDS encoding homoserine kinase — translation MLKIKVPASTSNFGAGFDAFGLALSLYNEFYVEPSGSYNVQIEGEGSNLPTDEENLFIKVYKRACKTLGKEEVPISLKQINRVPTARGLGSSATAIVGGILACQALHGLDISLEEKLKIAFEFERHPDNLLPAFLGGFVVCASTEEGVKFIRLDFPKEIKVVVCVPDFELSTEKAREVIKKEVSLKDAVFNLQRSALFVASLLSKNFELLKEAVKDRLHQPYRAHLIPGFWQVLEEAYKFGALAVFLSGAGPSVASLCLDKMEEVGNAMVKAFEDAGVKAKYMVLEVAEEGALVEYEGSNP, via the coding sequence ATGCTCAAGATTAAAGTTCCCGCAAGCACGAGCAACTTTGGTGCTGGCTTTGATGCCTTTGGCCTTGCCCTAAGCCTTTACAATGAGTTTTATGTGGAGCCTTCCGGCTCCTATAATGTCCAGATAGAAGGCGAGGGCTCAAACCTTCCCACCGATGAGGAAAACCTGTTTATAAAGGTCTACAAAAGGGCTTGCAAGACCCTTGGAAAGGAAGAAGTTCCCATAAGCCTCAAACAGATAAACCGTGTGCCTACCGCAAGGGGCCTTGGCTCTTCGGCCACTGCCATAGTGGGTGGCATACTGGCCTGCCAAGCCTTGCATGGCCTTGATATAAGCCTTGAGGAAAAGCTAAAAATAGCCTTTGAGTTTGAAAGGCATCCCGATAACCTTCTTCCTGCCTTTCTTGGTGGCTTTGTGGTATGCGCAAGCACGGAGGAAGGGGTAAAGTTCATAAGGCTTGACTTTCCAAAGGAGATAAAGGTGGTGGTCTGCGTGCCAGACTTTGAGCTTTCCACAGAGAAGGCGAGGGAGGTGATAAAGAAGGAGGTAAGCTTAAAGGATGCGGTCTTTAACCTTCAGAGGTCAGCTCTTTTTGTGGCAAGCCTATTATCAAAGAACTTTGAACTTTTAAAGGAAGCTGTAAAGGATAGGCTCCACCAGCCTTACAGGGCCCATCTTATTCCGGGCTTTTGGCAGGTGTTGGAAGAGGCCTACAAGTTTGGAGCCTTGGCCGTCTTTTTGAGCGGTGCTGGCCCCTCTGTGGCAAGCTTGTGCCTTGATAAGATGGAGGAAGTAGGCAATGCCATGGTAAAAGCCTTTGAAGATGCCGGTGTAAAGGCCAAATACATGGTGCTTGAGGTGGCAGAAGAGGGAGCCTTGGTAGAGTATGAAGGTTCTAACCCTTGA
- a CDS encoding HEAT repeat domain-containing protein, which produces MQKLLLANYILNLRPLYGPFHRDMVNVSWLVESLRSSLKTGCLVVQRLGEPEFLPVLEGILKGDISQDFELISFYPTTENFLIHSFGLYEKYKLPLHSERPLWINLESINFNTREFFKKLIDFETTGYAIVENRVKLLKAYLLLQRGYVLKAQYGEEKDQTALKRLLEDLSQEVCTLRVYELPEEIVSFFALEPELAGVYQSFESVPIKSLPKTSMVVSVSPERYGYRVYVEGEEVFSEGFEEEAPFFELFILSKDLSPIEPIDVFSMIEEKATLKVVKYDPNHPVLYFCPACWSVISREDMVCPNCGYDLKEFHNLPYEYKLIMALEHPVKEMKRNVIYTIGKKDLEMAIPHLEVMINKETDPIILMEIADALSRMTSPQAIGLLRVLSQHQYPVVRSRAMLHLQKRLRSLDV; this is translated from the coding sequence ATGCAAAAGCTCCTGTTGGCTAATTACATCCTCAACCTTAGGCCCCTTTATGGACCCTTCCACAGGGACATGGTAAACGTAAGCTGGCTTGTGGAGTCCCTCAGAAGTTCTCTAAAAACTGGTTGCCTTGTGGTTCAAAGGCTTGGAGAGCCAGAGTTTTTACCAGTTTTGGAGGGCATTCTAAAGGGTGATATAAGCCAAGACTTTGAGCTTATAAGCTTTTATCCCACCACGGAAAACTTTTTAATCCACTCCTTTGGGCTATACGAAAAATACAAGCTTCCGCTGCACAGTGAGAGGCCCCTTTGGATAAACTTAGAAAGCATAAACTTTAACACAAGGGAGTTTTTCAAAAAGCTCATAGACTTTGAGACAACGGGCTATGCAATAGTGGAAAACCGTGTAAAGCTTCTAAAGGCCTACCTTCTCCTACAGAGGGGCTATGTGCTAAAAGCCCAATACGGAGAGGAAAAGGATCAAACTGCCCTCAAAAGACTTTTGGAGGACCTAAGCCAAGAGGTATGCACTCTAAGGGTCTATGAACTTCCAGAGGAGATTGTATCCTTCTTTGCCCTTGAGCCAGAGCTGGCAGGAGTCTATCAGAGCTTTGAGTCTGTACCTATTAAAAGCCTTCCAAAGACCTCCATGGTGGTGAGCGTATCCCCCGAAAGGTATGGCTATAGGGTTTATGTGGAGGGTGAAGAGGTCTTCTCAGAGGGCTTTGAAGAGGAGGCCCCCTTCTTTGAGCTATTTATCTTATCTAAGGACCTCTCTCCCATTGAGCCTATTGATGTGTTTTCTATGATTGAAGAAAAGGCCACCCTCAAGGTGGTAAAGTATGACCCAAACCACCCCGTCCTCTACTTTTGCCCTGCCTGCTGGAGTGTGATCTCAAGGGAAGATATGGTCTGTCCCAACTGTGGCTATGACCTAAAGGAGTTTCACAACCTGCCTTATGAATACAAACTCATAATGGCTTTGGAGCATCCCGTAAAGGAGATGAAAAGGAATGTGATATACACCATAGGGAAAAAGGACTTGGAGATGGCCATACCACACCTGGAGGTGATGATAAACAAGGAAACAGACCCCATAATCCTTATGGAGATAGCGGATGCCCTATCAAGGATGACCTCGCCACAGGCCATAGGCCTTTTGAGGGTCCTAAGTCAGCACCAATACCCCGTGGTGCGCTCAAGGGCAATGCTTCATCTTCAAAAAAGGCTACGAAGTCTGGATGTTTGA
- a CDS encoding molybdopterin-guanine dinucleotide biosynthesis protein B translates to MPKVVCIVGYHNSGKTSLIERLIPELQRRGYKVGYIKHDPKGHGITDKEGSDTDRVFKLLNKVALISPQKLTLWEKREDDPLKVVEEYFSDCHIVILEGWKSLEGVKKVVVGDLEVEGLRVDGLEDLDRLVDFILE, encoded by the coding sequence ATGCCAAAGGTGGTATGCATAGTAGGATACCATAACTCGGGAAAGACAAGCCTAATAGAGAGGCTAATACCGGAGCTTCAAAGGAGAGGCTATAAGGTGGGCTACATAAAGCATGACCCAAAGGGGCATGGCATAACAGACAAGGAAGGAAGCGATACAGACAGGGTATTCAAGCTTTTGAATAAGGTTGCCCTTATCTCTCCACAGAAGCTTACCCTTTGGGAGAAGAGGGAAGATGATCCGCTAAAGGTTGTAGAAGAATACTTTTCCGACTGCCACATTGTTATCCTTGAGGGCTGGAAGTCTTTGGAGGGTGTTAAAAAGGTTGTGGTAGGGGACTTGGAGGTGGAAGGCCTTAGGGTAGATGGACTTGAGGATTTGGATAGGCTTGTGGATTTTATACTGGAGTGA
- a CDS encoding type III pantothenate kinase, with protein sequence MKVLTLDVGNTSVDVCLYEGELRYIGKFEHDKVPYIEADLVLVSSVRPSAEAYIRERYPKAKFIRARDVPLEVAFEGKEKVGADRLLNLYGAVSFYNKDVVVVSAGTALVVDLAIDGIFQGGFITLGIGSGLECLSKKAELIPKIDLRSIKVSIGKNTEEAILGGFINQAKAFISKCLESWQEDYKRSLKLIITGGDGWLFEDLGIYDPLLIHKSLLALSSHSSPL encoded by the coding sequence ATGAAGGTTCTAACCCTTGATGTGGGAAATACATCGGTGGATGTGTGCCTTTATGAGGGGGAGCTAAGGTATATAGGGAAGTTTGAGCATGATAAGGTGCCCTATATTGAGGCGGACCTTGTGCTTGTGTCTTCTGTGAGGCCCTCTGCAGAGGCATACATAAGGGAGAGGTATCCTAAGGCAAAATTCATAAGGGCAAGGGATGTGCCTCTGGAGGTTGCCTTTGAGGGAAAGGAAAAGGTAGGAGCGGACAGGCTTCTAAACCTATATGGTGCTGTAAGCTTTTACAACAAGGATGTGGTGGTGGTAAGCGCCGGCACAGCCTTGGTGGTAGACCTTGCCATAGATGGCATCTTTCAAGGTGGCTTTATAACCTTGGGCATAGGTTCTGGCCTTGAATGCCTCTCCAAAAAAGCAGAACTCATTCCCAAGATAGACTTAAGGTCTATAAAGGTAAGCATTGGGAAAAACACCGAAGAGGCCATCCTTGGAGGTTTTATAAACCAAGCCAAAGCCTTCATCTCAAAGTGTTTGGAAAGCTGGCAGGAAGACTACAAAAGGAGCTTAAAGCTCATAATAACGGGTGGCGATGGATGGCTCTTTGAGGACCTTGGAATCTATGACCCTTTGCTTATTCACAAGAGCCTCCTTGCTTTAAGCTCTCATAGTAGCCCTTTATAA
- a CDS encoding HD domain-containing protein: protein MQDVIFEKGIKHTAHGLNFYMTYFDDIAKVLPREAYCFVVGGWVRDRILGEPVGYHIDIDLLVTCDPRETAKKLAERIGGSYFEFEKKGLLRRPTIATVVLRLPPYKYRFDFAQIKGKDIEKALVEDLLSRDFSANAMAVSIDDLLSIGAKQTIIYDPAHGIEDLEQGLLRPISFKNLEEDPVRIIRGFRLAVEKRLSLTEDFYEFVERKRHLIKKAPVERISLELFKILRHKESHRILKDLYKHGVLQMLFPDTERWKEVKDQGEHHIYPLEDHVFKVMEALERVIEERDVYLPAELLEDFGKMEVLGEFSDIELLKLSALFHDIAKPHTFEIRDGKVTFYGHDKLGAKIVQEYGKIYKWGESATKFVSRLVEEHLRPFYLRESLFKGQLTDRGRANFWRECQDIASHLFLHAIADAIGSGDKEEEIGKLLKTIHDLISYKREKLSKVPTKPLLNGNEIMQILGIGPGPLVGEIKKALEKAQLEGRVSTREEAVEFIKGYYESLKQGGSCE from the coding sequence ATGCAGGATGTAATCTTTGAGAAGGGAATAAAGCATACCGCCCATGGGCTAAACTTCTATATGACCTACTTTGACGATATAGCTAAGGTGCTTCCAAGGGAGGCCTACTGCTTTGTAGTGGGTGGATGGGTAAGGGACAGGATACTGGGTGAGCCTGTGGGCTATCACATAGATATAGACCTTTTGGTGACCTGCGACCCGAGAGAAACGGCAAAAAAGCTGGCCGAAAGGATAGGTGGCTCTTACTTTGAGTTTGAAAAGAAGGGTCTTTTGAGAAGGCCCACCATAGCCACGGTGGTTTTGAGGCTCCCACCTTACAAGTACCGCTTTGACTTTGCCCAGATAAAGGGCAAGGATATAGAAAAGGCCCTTGTAGAGGACCTTCTTTCAAGGGACTTTAGCGCCAACGCCATGGCTGTGAGCATTGACGACCTTCTTAGCATAGGCGCCAAGCAGACCATCATCTACGACCCAGCCCACGGCATAGAGGACTTAGAACAGGGCCTTTTGAGGCCTATATCTTTCAAAAACCTTGAAGAGGACCCAGTAAGGATAATAAGGGGCTTTCGCCTTGCAGTGGAAAAGAGGCTAAGCCTTACAGAGGATTTTTATGAGTTTGTGGAGAGAAAAAGACACCTTATAAAGAAGGCGCCCGTAGAAAGGATAAGCCTTGAGCTTTTCAAGATTTTAAGACACAAGGAAAGCCACAGGATTTTAAAAGACCTCTATAAGCACGGTGTGCTTCAGATGCTATTCCCAGACACGGAAAGGTGGAAGGAAGTAAAAGACCAAGGAGAACACCACATATACCCCCTTGAGGATCATGTCTTTAAGGTGATGGAAGCACTGGAAAGGGTAATAGAAGAGAGGGATGTTTACCTTCCTGCGGAGCTTTTGGAAGACTTTGGGAAGATGGAGGTCCTTGGTGAGTTTTCCGACATAGAACTTTTAAAGCTTTCTGCCCTCTTCCACGATATTGCCAAGCCCCACACCTTTGAGATAAGAGATGGAAAGGTCACCTTTTACGGCCATGATAAGCTGGGTGCCAAGATAGTTCAAGAGTATGGAAAGATTTACAAGTGGGGTGAGTCTGCCACCAAGTTTGTCTCAAGGCTTGTGGAAGAGCATTTAAGGCCCTTTTATCTTAGGGAGTCCCTCTTTAAGGGCCAGCTTACAGACAGGGGAAGGGCCAACTTCTGGAGAGAGTGCCAAGATATAGCAAGCCACCTTTTCCTGCATGCCATAGCGGACGCCATAGGAAGCGGAGACAAAGAGGAGGAGATAGGAAAGCTTTTAAAAACCATCCATGACCTCATAAGCTACAAGAGGGAAAAGCTATCCAAGGTTCCCACAAAACCCCTTTTAAATGGCAATGAGATAATGCAAATATTGGGCATAGGGCCTGGCCCACTGGTGGGAGAGATAAAAAAAGCCTTAGAAAAAGCACAACTTGAGGGAAGGGTAAGCACAAGGGAGGAGGCGGTGGAGTTTATAAAGGGCTACTATGAGAGCTTAAAGCAAGGAGGCTCTTGTGAATAA
- a CDS encoding gliding motility protein, whose product MNLRILYHGLGMAGKTTNLEKLREIYSGYVSDRIHQQTTEGRTVYLDMLSLNLRTKSGNGEVWISLFTTPGQERFRLLRGWLFGHVDGVVLVIDSSRSMEENLRAYEELKEYGLLKAPIVVQANKRDVPDPLPIEVIKETFNGLTVVEAIAREGYGVAETLREILREVLNAKAPVG is encoded by the coding sequence ATGAACCTACGCATACTTTACCACGGCCTTGGCATGGCTGGAAAAACAACCAACTTGGAGAAGCTCCGAGAAATATACTCGGGGTACGTGTCCGACAGGATACACCAGCAAACCACGGAAGGTAGGACCGTTTACTTGGATATGCTATCCTTGAACCTGAGGACCAAGTCTGGTAATGGAGAAGTATGGATAAGCCTTTTTACCACGCCTGGGCAGGAGAGGTTTAGGTTGCTAAGGGGCTGGCTCTTTGGCCATGTGGATGGTGTGGTCCTTGTGATAGACTCCAGCAGGAGCATGGAAGAAAACCTAAGGGCATACGAAGAGCTAAAAGAATATGGCCTTTTAAAAGCGCCCATAGTTGTGCAGGCTAACAAAAGGGATGTGCCAGACCCTTTGCCCATTGAGGTTATAAAGGAGACCTTTAACGGTCTTACAGTGGTGGAGGCCATAGCGAGGGAAGGGTATGGTGTGGCCGAGACCCTTAGGGAGATACTTAGGGAGGTGCTAAATGCAAAAGCTCCTGTTGGCTAA
- a CDS encoding universal stress protein gives MAYTIEKVGAYLSEEDENYLIYVKAIATRLKIKPEFILEEKVFQEKPLWSFFEDYDLYTISKKEESILNILEEKYDLLFVKYKKQLFGKSVPEWMLSDTSKLRFWVYKEGAKIDIRRVCLPIDFSERSIKQVEFAEYLKNFFDFDYDLVYAMNMERLKGKLSKTDYDKSLSDKKEEVIQLYTDMFAEKEFNLTMLEGDPYKEMVKYINSSDYDLVVIGRRGKGMRERIGSVSLHMVRSLKCPVVVL, from the coding sequence ATGGCCTATACCATAGAGAAGGTTGGTGCCTACTTATCAGAAGAAGATGAAAACTATTTAATTTACGTTAAGGCTATAGCTACACGATTAAAAATAAAGCCGGAGTTTATATTAGAGGAGAAAGTATTTCAAGAAAAACCATTATGGAGCTTTTTTGAAGATTATGATTTATATACCATTTCAAAAAAGGAGGAAAGTATTCTTAATATTCTTGAAGAAAAATACGACCTTCTCTTTGTAAAATACAAAAAACAGCTCTTTGGTAAATCTGTCCCGGAGTGGATGCTGTCAGATACAAGTAAGTTAAGGTTTTGGGTATACAAAGAAGGAGCAAAAATTGATATAAGAAGAGTTTGCCTTCCCATAGACTTTTCCGAAAGGTCAATAAAACAGGTAGAGTTTGCAGAGTATCTAAAAAACTTCTTTGACTTTGATTATGACCTTGTGTATGCTATGAACATGGAAAGGTTAAAGGGCAAGCTTAGTAAAACAGACTACGACAAAAGCCTTTCTGATAAAAAGGAAGAGGTTATACAACTTTATACAGATATGTTTGCGGAGAAAGAATTTAACCTTACCATGCTTGAGGGAGACCCATACAAAGAGATGGTAAAGTATATAAACTCTTCCGACTACGACCTTGTGGTTATAGGTAGAAGGGGTAAGGGCATGAGGGAGAGGATAGGAAGCGTGTCCCTTCATATGGTAAGGAGCTTAAAATGCCCAGTGGTTGTCCTATAA
- a CDS encoding 1-acyl-sn-glycerol-3-phosphate acyltransferase yields the protein MPSGCPISTFAKFFLAPFCPITKSIFRKVFKIEVYGLENIPKGPCIVASNHRSHLDPPVLNAVFPQPLWFLAKEELFKIPILGRLLPHMGALPVKRGSGDLEVLELAMELMHFGCKVCIFPEGTRARPGEFLKPKLGVGLLAIKSQRPVLPVYIEGTDMVFPKGAKFPKPGHPIRVFIGKSKVYHGEESPREYRRVAEEIMESIKELAYAKGGMHSRIP from the coding sequence ATGCCCAGTGGTTGTCCTATAAGCACCTTTGCTAAGTTTTTCCTTGCTCCCTTTTGCCCCATAACAAAGAGTATTTTTAGAAAGGTTTTTAAGATAGAGGTCTATGGCCTTGAAAACATACCAAAAGGCCCATGTATAGTGGCCAGCAACCACAGAAGCCACCTTGACCCACCCGTGTTAAATGCAGTCTTTCCACAGCCCCTTTGGTTCCTTGCCAAGGAGGAACTCTTTAAAATTCCCATACTTGGCAGGCTACTTCCACATATGGGGGCCTTGCCGGTAAAAAGAGGCTCGGGGGACTTGGAGGTTTTGGAGCTTGCCATGGAGCTTATGCACTTTGGTTGTAAGGTTTGTATATTTCCAGAAGGCACAAGGGCAAGGCCCGGAGAGTTTTTAAAGCCCAAGCTGGGTGTGGGTCTTTTGGCCATAAAGAGCCAAAGGCCCGTTTTGCCCGTCTATATTGAAGGCACAGACATGGTATTCCCAAAGGGTGCCAAATTCCCAAAGCCGGGCCATCCCATAAGGGTCTTTATTGGAAAAAGCAAAGTCTATCATGGCGAAGAAAGCCCAAGGGAATACAGGAGAGTGGCAGAGGAGATAATGGAGAGCATAAAGGAGCTTGCCTATGCCAAAGGTGGTATGCATAGTAGGATACCATAA
- a CDS encoding GGDEF domain-containing protein, which yields MFDIKGWLKREFLQSLEITPHYQPILSLPSSQIVGYEALSRFILKGESISPHKAFHMAEDMGILGDLDIMCRERAVLNFPKELNSLLFLNISPSYLTSEYFGKNKTLELVESAGLRPESVVLELSEVERVKDVELLKRAIGHYKSLGFLVGIDDIGTGYNSLQLLLELDGHLDFVKFPRELVNGVSRSKIKYQLLKVLTEVSLQMGIRPIYEGVEQEEDVKTLYYELKAHLFQGFYFAKPMPATEIVKFKPQISLRIREEEKYIQGEIPLTIKVEPSEKFHKLLHTLENSQKRYFLLDVGVKKFLIDSWKLKYSLNQKLRDLYYYKDLKTVIEKLPHLFIDLESLPYISPEALKIKSLLEELLSSSHDFVLLKRGQEVQILEKQHLLDLFYKELSKELLDKNPLTQLPGNRAIGEKIEELSKRGEDFYVCYLDLDNFKAFNDAYGFYLGDQMIKKVGLFLSLFEKEDPNKRFVGHIGGDDFIILLWGEDVSKLVEELLYLIKNLQKELLAFYSQEDRERGYFVGKDREENLREFPIASISAVLLKGSSDLLDLSKRSAKYKKLVKAQRGSALFVEDLNQILTIGL from the coding sequence ATGTTTGACATAAAAGGCTGGCTAAAAAGGGAGTTCCTTCAGAGCTTGGAAATAACACCACACTATCAACCTATCTTAAGTCTGCCCAGCTCACAGATTGTTGGTTATGAAGCGCTGAGCAGGTTTATTTTAAAGGGAGAAAGCATTTCACCTCATAAGGCATTTCACATGGCAGAGGATATGGGTATATTGGGAGACCTTGATATAATGTGCAGAGAGAGAGCTGTTTTGAACTTCCCAAAGGAGCTCAATTCTCTCCTTTTCTTAAACATTTCCCCTTCCTACCTTACCTCCGAATACTTTGGCAAGAATAAGACCTTAGAGCTAGTAGAAAGTGCGGGCCTTAGGCCTGAGTCTGTGGTGCTTGAGCTTTCCGAAGTGGAAAGAGTAAAGGATGTTGAACTTCTCAAAAGGGCCATAGGCCATTACAAAAGCCTTGGCTTTTTGGTAGGCATAGACGATATTGGTACTGGCTACAACTCCCTTCAACTACTTTTGGAGCTTGATGGGCATTTAGACTTTGTAAAGTTTCCAAGGGAGCTTGTAAATGGTGTATCAAGGAGTAAGATAAAGTATCAACTGCTTAAGGTCCTCACAGAAGTGAGCCTTCAGATGGGCATAAGGCCCATATACGAGGGCGTGGAGCAGGAAGAAGATGTAAAAACCCTTTACTATGAGCTAAAGGCCCATCTTTTCCAAGGCTTTTATTTTGCCAAACCCATGCCAGCCACAGAGATAGTCAAGTTTAAACCACAGATAAGCTTACGGATCAGGGAAGAGGAGAAGTACATACAGGGAGAGATACCACTTACCATCAAAGTGGAGCCAAGCGAAAAGTTTCACAAGCTTTTGCACACTTTAGAAAACTCTCAAAAGCGATACTTTTTGCTTGATGTAGGCGTTAAAAAGTTCCTCATAGACTCTTGGAAGCTAAAATATAGCCTAAACCAAAAGCTACGAGACCTTTACTATTACAAGGACCTTAAGACGGTTATTGAAAAGCTTCCTCACCTTTTTATAGATCTTGAAAGCCTTCCATACATATCCCCAGAGGCTCTTAAGATAAAAAGCCTTCTTGAAGAGCTTTTGTCCTCAAGCCATGACTTTGTGCTTCTTAAGAGGGGCCAAGAGGTCCAAATACTTGAAAAACAGCATCTTTTGGACCTTTTCTACAAGGAGCTTTCAAAAGAGCTTCTTGACAAAAACCCCCTCACCCAGCTTCCGGGCAATAGGGCTATAGGGGAAAAGATAGAAGAACTATCAAAAAGGGGAGAAGATTTTTATGTATGCTACTTGGACTTGGACAACTTTAAGGCCTTCAACGACGCCTACGGCTTTTACCTTGGCGATCAGATGATTAAAAAGGTGGGCCTTTTCCTAAGCCTTTTTGAGAAGGAAGACCCAAACAAAAGGTTTGTGGGACACATTGGAGGGGATGACTTTATCATCCTGCTTTGGGGAGAAGACGTGAGCAAACTTGTGGAGGAACTTTTGTACCTTATAAAAAACCTCCAGAAGGAGCTTTTGGCCTTTTACAGCCAAGAGGACAGGGAAAGGGGCTACTTTGTGGGAAAGGATAGGGAGGAAAACCTAAGGGAGTTTCCCATAGCCAGCATATCGGCCGTGCTTTTGAAAGGTTCTTCGGACCTTCTTGACCTTTCTAAAAGGTCTGCCAAATACAAAAAGCTTGTAAAGGCCCAGAGGGGAAGCGCCCTCTTTGTGGAGGATCTTAACCAAATCTTAACAATTGGTCTGTAG
- the pstC gene encoding phosphate ABC transporter permease subunit PstC has product MELEGVIEGKLSEVKNGGALIERVVKVFLGFWALFVGLLFPLLILFILYYEARLAIEKFGVINFLKSTNWDPVAEDFGAATMVFGTFISTLLAILMAAPISIGIAIFITELAPKWFKPIISTAIELLAAIPSIIYGLWGFFILTPIMANKVEPWLQDKLGDVPIIGQLFSGIPTGVDVLTTSLVLSIMIIPFMSAVVRDSFEMVPSVMKESAYALGATQWEVVRKVVIPYTASGIAGGLILSTGRALGETMAVTFLAGNNPQIPKSLFDSFTTITVTLANQFTEADTDIYLSALYYLSMFLFLISLILLSVAKYLVLRLEKRWKV; this is encoded by the coding sequence ATGGAATTGGAAGGCGTGATAGAAGGAAAGCTGAGCGAGGTAAAGAACGGCGGAGCTCTTATAGAAAGGGTAGTAAAAGTTTTCTTAGGCTTTTGGGCCCTCTTTGTAGGGCTCCTCTTCCCTCTTCTTATTCTTTTTATCCTCTATTACGAAGCCAGGCTTGCCATAGAAAAGTTTGGAGTAATAAACTTTTTGAAATCTACCAACTGGGACCCTGTGGCGGAAGACTTTGGCGCTGCCACCATGGTCTTTGGCACCTTTATAAGCACCCTATTGGCCATACTAATGGCAGCACCCATTTCAATCGGCATAGCCATATTTATTACAGAGCTTGCTCCAAAATGGTTCAAGCCCATCATATCCACCGCTATAGAGCTTCTTGCCGCCATACCAAGCATCATATATGGCCTTTGGGGCTTTTTTATACTTACGCCCATAATGGCAAACAAGGTAGAGCCTTGGCTACAGGATAAGCTGGGAGATGTGCCAATAATAGGACAACTCTTCTCTGGTATTCCAACGGGCGTGGATGTGCTTACCACAAGCCTTGTGCTTTCTATAATGATCATACCTTTTATGAGTGCAGTGGTAAGGGACAGCTTTGAGATGGTACCTTCCGTTATGAAAGAATCGGCCTATGCCCTTGGCGCAACCCAATGGGAAGTAGTGAGGAAGGTGGTCATACCCTATACTGCATCGGGAATAGCTGGTGGTCTTATCCTATCTACTGGTAGAGCCTTGGGTGAAACCATGGCGGTGACCTTCTTGGCAGGAAACAACCCACAGATACCCAAATCCCTTTTTGATTCCTTTACCACCATAACGGTAACCCTTGCCAACCAGTTTACAGAAGCAGATACAGATATATACCTATCCGCCCTTTACTACCTTTCCATGTTCTTGTTCCTAATATCCCTAATACTTTTATCCGTAGCCAAATACCTTGTTCTTAGGCTTGAAAAGAGGTGGAAGGTATGA